In Canis lupus familiaris isolate Mischka breed German Shepherd chromosome 24, alternate assembly UU_Cfam_GSD_1.0, whole genome shotgun sequence, a single genomic region encodes these proteins:
- the BANF2 gene encoding barrier-to-autointegration factor-like protein, whose amino-acid sequence MDHMSPRLRAFLSEPIGEKDVAWVDGISHELAINLVTKGFNKAYILLGQFLLMHKNEAEFQKWLICCCGATESEAQESSHCLKEWCSCFL is encoded by the exons ATGGATCACATGTCTCCTAGGCTGAGAGCCTTCCTCTCTGAACCCATCGGAGAAAAGGATGTTGCCTGGGTGGACGGGATCAGCCATGAGCTTGCCATCAATTTAGTCACCAAAGGTTTCAACAag GCCTACATCCTGTTGGGACAGTTCCTTCTGATGCACAAGAATGAAGCCGAATTTCAGAAGTGGCTCATTTGTTGTTGTGGTGCCACCGAGAGTGAGGCCCAGGAGAGTTCTCACTGTCTGAAGGAGTGGTGCTCCTGCTTCCTCTAG